CATTTACTGAGAGTAAAGGGGAGTCATCACATTTACTGTAAACCTGGTCAAACTACTCGAATTTCAGTTCCAATTCACGGGAACAAGGACTTAAAACTTGGACTACTCCGTTACTTTATGAAACAAGCCTCGCTGTCTGAAGATGATCTTAAATGAGATCAATTAGGATTTATCAACAGTTACTCTTAGCATTTAATTGGAATTAAACAGGAGTCTATTGACATGAACATGAAACGACGAGAATTTATGGGTTGGATGACCATGGGCGCAATTGTTACCTCAGTAGTGGGGTGCAATGCTGAAACTGGAGCAAATTCTGACCAAGAAGAAACCTCAAATGAGTTTCAAGTAATCGGGACAGTAGATGAACTAGAAGCAGAAGGTAGCTTAACCGATAGCACGACAGGTGTAATTGTCCTTCGCAATGCAGAGGGAGAGTTAATTGCTCTTGATCGCACTTGCCCTCATCAAAGCTGCGCCGTTAGTCTCGATGATAATGGCGAAACCCTCACTTGTCCTTGTCATGACTCTCAGTTTACCTTAGAAGGGGAACTGGTAGATGGGCCAGCACAAACGGATTTAACCAATTATGAAGTGAAAACCGAAGATAACGAAGTTTTAGTTAAAGTCTAGCTGATGAAACTTTATAGCCCTCTATTTTGGTCGTTAGGAGTCATTTTATTTAGCACCGCTTGTGAAATGTCTCCTATCGCTTCCCAAGACTTATCACATCAAGAGATTATCCAAGAATTAACCGAAGCCGATATTGTCTATCTGGGAGAAGTCCATGATCGCACTCAAGATCACGAAGCACAATTAAAAATTTTAGAAGCCCTCCATGAGGAAAATGAGGACGTTACCATTGCCTTAGAAATGTTCCAACGTCCCTTTCAAGGGGCAATTGATCGCTATTTAGACGGGGAAATCAACGAAGAGGAACTACGAGAACAAACCCAATATGATCAACGTTGGGGGTTTCCTTGGTCTTATTATGCCCCTC
This window of the Euhalothece natronophila Z-M001 genome carries:
- a CDS encoding Rieske (2Fe-2S) protein, with the protein product MNMKRREFMGWMTMGAIVTSVVGCNAETGANSDQEETSNEFQVIGTVDELEAEGSLTDSTTGVIVLRNAEGELIALDRTCPHQSCAVSLDDNGETLTCPCHDSQFTLEGELVDGPAQTDLTNYEVKTEDNEVLVKV
- a CDS encoding type II toxin-antitoxin system HicA family toxin; translated protein: MKSISGKEFAKILEKHGWHLLRVKGSHHIYCKPGQTTRISVPIHGNKDLKLGLLRYFMKQASLSEDDLK